One window from the genome of Saccopteryx leptura isolate mSacLep1 chromosome 8, mSacLep1_pri_phased_curated, whole genome shotgun sequence encodes:
- the FAM131A gene encoding protein FAM131A isoform X2 has translation MLPKSRRALTIQEIAALARSSLHGISQVVKDHVTKPTAMAQGRVAHLIEWKGWSKPSDSPAALESAFSSYSDLSEGEQEARFAAGVAEQFAIAEAKLRAWSSVDGEDSTDESYDEDFAGGTDLDMAGQLPLGPHLQDLFTGHRFSRPMRQGSVEPESDCSQTVSPETLCSSLCSLEDGLLGSPAHLASQLLGEELLLAKLPPSRESAFRSLGPSEAQDLLYNSPLTEPCLSPTEEEPAPCEDCHLLCPPSVGSWERQQQASDVVSSGVVSLEEDEVEQEGQ, from the exons ATGCTGCCCAAGTCCCGGAGAGCCCTAACCATTCAGGAGATTGCTGCGCTGGCCAGATCCTCCCTGCATG GTATTTCCCAGGTGGTGAAGGACCACGTGACCAAGCCCACTGCCATGGCTCAGGGCAGAGTGGCTCACCTCATTGAGTGGAAAGGCTGGAGCAAGCCAAGCGACTCGCCTGCTGCCTTGGAATCAGCCTTTTCCTCCTATTCAGATCTCAGTGAGGGTGAACAAGAGGCTCGTTTTGCAGCAG GAGTGGCTGAGCAGTTTGCCATTGCAGAAGCCAAGCTCCGGGCATGGTCTTCAGTGGATGGTGAGGACTCGACTGATGAGTCCTATGATGAGGACTTTGCTGGGGGAACTGACTTAG ACATGGCTGGGCAGCTGCCCCTGGGACCACACCTCCAGGACCTCTTCACTGGCCACCGATTTTCCCGGCCCATGCGCCAGGGCTCTGTGGAGCCTGAGAGCGACTGCTCACAGACCGTGTccccagagaccctgtgctctaGTCTGTGCAGCCTGGAGGATGGGTTGCTGGGCTCCCCAGCTCACCTGGCCTCCCAGCTGCTAGGCGAAGAGCTGCTCCTTGCCAAACTGCCCCCCAGCCGGGAAAGTGCCTTCCGCAGCCTGGGCCCATCGGAGGCCCAGGACTTGCTCTACAACTCGCCCCTCACAGAGCCCTGCCTTTCCCCCACCGAGGAGGAGCCAGCCCCCTGCGAGGACTGCCACCTGCTGTGCCCACCATCGGTGGGCAGCTGGGAACGGCAGCAGCAAGCCTCTGACGTGGTTTCTTCTGGGGTGGTGTCCTTAGAGGAGGATGAGGTGGAGCAGGAGGGACAGTGA
- the FAM131A gene encoding protein FAM131A isoform X1, which produces MPMISVLGKMFLWQREGPGGRWTCQTSRRVASDPAWAVEWIELPRGLSLTSLGSARTLRGWSRSSRPSSVDSQDLPEVNVGDTVAMLPKSRRALTIQEIAALARSSLHGISQVVKDHVTKPTAMAQGRVAHLIEWKGWSKPSDSPAALESAFSSYSDLSEGEQEARFAAGVAEQFAIAEAKLRAWSSVDGEDSTDESYDEDFAGGTDLDMAGQLPLGPHLQDLFTGHRFSRPMRQGSVEPESDCSQTVSPETLCSSLCSLEDGLLGSPAHLASQLLGEELLLAKLPPSRESAFRSLGPSEAQDLLYNSPLTEPCLSPTEEEPAPCEDCHLLCPPSVGSWERQQQASDVVSSGVVSLEEDEVEQEGQ; this is translated from the exons TGGCCTCGGACCCCGCGTGGGCTGTGGAGTGGATCGAACTTCCTCGGGGCCTTTCTCTAACTTCCTTGGGATCTGCTCGGACCCTCCGAGGCTGGAGCCGGTCCTCTCGCCCTTCCTCCGTGGACAGCCAGGACTTGCCAGAG GTGAATGTTGGAGACACAGTCGCGATGCTGCCCAAGTCCCGGAGAGCCCTAACCATTCAGGAGATTGCTGCGCTGGCCAGATCCTCCCTGCATG GTATTTCCCAGGTGGTGAAGGACCACGTGACCAAGCCCACTGCCATGGCTCAGGGCAGAGTGGCTCACCTCATTGAGTGGAAAGGCTGGAGCAAGCCAAGCGACTCGCCTGCTGCCTTGGAATCAGCCTTTTCCTCCTATTCAGATCTCAGTGAGGGTGAACAAGAGGCTCGTTTTGCAGCAG GAGTGGCTGAGCAGTTTGCCATTGCAGAAGCCAAGCTCCGGGCATGGTCTTCAGTGGATGGTGAGGACTCGACTGATGAGTCCTATGATGAGGACTTTGCTGGGGGAACTGACTTAG ACATGGCTGGGCAGCTGCCCCTGGGACCACACCTCCAGGACCTCTTCACTGGCCACCGATTTTCCCGGCCCATGCGCCAGGGCTCTGTGGAGCCTGAGAGCGACTGCTCACAGACCGTGTccccagagaccctgtgctctaGTCTGTGCAGCCTGGAGGATGGGTTGCTGGGCTCCCCAGCTCACCTGGCCTCCCAGCTGCTAGGCGAAGAGCTGCTCCTTGCCAAACTGCCCCCCAGCCGGGAAAGTGCCTTCCGCAGCCTGGGCCCATCGGAGGCCCAGGACTTGCTCTACAACTCGCCCCTCACAGAGCCCTGCCTTTCCCCCACCGAGGAGGAGCCAGCCCCCTGCGAGGACTGCCACCTGCTGTGCCCACCATCGGTGGGCAGCTGGGAACGGCAGCAGCAAGCCTCTGACGTGGTTTCTTCTGGGGTGGTGTCCTTAGAGGAGGATGAGGTGGAGCAGGAGGGACAGTGA